A window from Drosophila nasuta strain 15112-1781.00 chromosome 3, ASM2355853v1, whole genome shotgun sequence encodes these proteins:
- the LOC132790511 gene encoding peroxisomal targeting signal 2 receptor — translation METQTHTTTDRHGYSLRFSPFESNHMLLATSQLYGLAGGGSLFLLAQSSLDEVNSQNLTELCRLEWSDGLFDVAWCPYAADIAATASGDGSLQIWSGLDAESALTEQTPKQPLLCLQEHKNEIYSLDWGEKWNYHTLLSASWDCTLKLWDCNRQNSITTFVGHNDLIYCAKYSPLIANLFASVSTDGHLNLWNSLDFTGKPLMSIEAHASEALSCDWSHFDRNVLVTGGSDGLIRGWDLRKMRTHIFELYSGEFAVRRLACSPHSATVLASANYDFTTRIWDLERGESAQEINAQHTEFVCGLDWNPQRVHQLADCGWDSVANVYTPKCLA, via the exons atggaGACACAGACCCACACCACAACCGACCGACATGGCTATAGCCTGCGCTTTTCTCCTTTCGAGTCAAATCATATGCTTCTGGCTACTAG CCAATTGTACGGTCTTGCTGGCGGTGGTTCACTCTTTCTGCTTGCCCAGAGCTCCCTGGACGAGGTCAACTCACAAAATCTCACAGAACTGTGTCGTCTGGAGTGGTCCGATGGGTTGTTCGATGTCGCCTGGTGTCCATATGCCGCGGATATTGCAGCCACAGCCTCGGGCGATGGTTCGCTGCAAATCTGGTCGGGATTAGATGCGGAATCGGCGCTGACAGAGCAAACACCCAAACAGCCGCTGCTGTGTCTGCAGGAGCACAAGAATGAGATCTACAGTCTGGATTGGGGCGAGAAGTGGAACTATCACACACTGCTCTCGGCCAGTTGGGACTGCACTCTCAAGCTGTGGGATTGCAACAGGCAGAACTCCATCACGACGTTTGTGGGACACAATGATTTGATCTATTGCGCAAAGTATTCGCCACTCATTGCGAATCTCTTTGCCAGCGTAAGTACCGACGGACATTTGAACTTATGGAATTCTCTTGATTTTACAGGTAAACCACTGATGAGCATCGAGGCGCATGCCAGTGAAGCGTTGTCCTGCGACTGGAGTCATTTCGATCGGAATGTGCTTGTGACTGGAGGATCCGATGGACTGATCAGAGGTTGGGATTTACGCAAAATGCGCACACACATCTTTGAGCTGTACTCAGGAGAGTTTGCGGTCAGACGTTTGGCTTGTTCGCCACACTCGGCGACGGTTCTAGCTTCAGCCAATTACGATTTCACAACGCG catttGGGATCTGGAGCGTGGGGAATCCGCACAGGAAATCAATGCTCAGCATACCGAATTTGTCTGCGGTCTCGACTGGAATCCACAGCGTGTGCATCAATTGGCTGATTGCGGCTGGGATTCGGTGGCCAATGTCTACACGCCAAAATGTTTGGCTTAA
- the LOC132792475 gene encoding phosrestin-1, giving the protein MVVSVKVFKKATPNGKVTFYLGRRDFIDHLDYCDPVDGVIVVEPEYLKNRKVFGQLATTYRYGREEDEVMGVKFSKELILSREQIVPMTNPNMEMTPMQEKLVRKLGANAHPFTFHFPPNSPSSVTLQQEGDDMGKPLGVEYTIRAYVADSEDDRQHKRSMVSLVIKKLQYAPLNRGQRLPSSLVSKGFTFSNGKISLEVTLDREIYYHGEKVAATVQVSNNSKKSVKSIKCFIVQHTEITMVNAQFSKHVAQLETKEGCPITPGANLTKTFYLIPLAANNKDRHGIALDGHLKDEDVNLASSTMVQEGKSTGDACGIVISYSVRIKLNCGTLGGEMQTDVPFKLLQPAPGTIEKKRSNAMKKMKSIEQHRNVKGYYQDDDDNIVFEDFAKMRMNNVNMAD; this is encoded by the exons ATGGTTGTCTCCGTGAAGGTCTTCAAGAAGGCTACACCCAATGGCAAAGTTACCTTCTATTTGGGCCGCCGCGACTTTATCGATCACTTGGATTACTGTGATCCTGTCGATGGCGTTATCGTTGTGGAACCCGAATACCTCAAGAATCGCAAAGTATTTGGCCAACTGGCCACCACCTATCGCTATGGCCGCGAAGAGGACGAAGTCATGGGCGTCAAGTTCTCGAAGGAGCTTATTCTCTCCCGGGAACAGATTGTGCCCATGACCAACCCAAACATGGAAATGACTCCCATGCAGGAAAAACTGGTGCGCAAACTGGGCGCTAATGCGCATCCCTTCACCTTCCACTTCCCACCCAACTCGCCCAGCTCTGTGACACTGCAGCAGGAGGGCGATGACATGGGCAAACCCCTGGGTGTGGAGTACACCATTCGTGCCTATGTCGCTGACTCCGAGGACGATCGTCAGCACAAGCGCAGCATGGTCAGTCTGGTGATCAAGAAGCTGCAGTATGCTCCATTGAATCGTGGCCAACGTTTGCCCAGCTCGCTGGTCAGCAAGGGATTCACCTTCTCCAATGGCAAGATTAGTTTGGAAGTGACACTGGATCGTGAGATCTACTATCATGGCGAGAAGGTGGCAGCCACCGTGCAGGTGTCCAACAACTCGAAGAAGTCGGTGAAGAGCATTAAGTGCTTCATTGTGCAGCACACTGAGATCACCATGGTGAATGCACAGTTCAGCAAGCATGTTGCACAGCTGGAGACCAAGGAAGGTTGCCCCATCACCCCGGGAGCCAATCTGACCAAGACTTTCTATTTGATTCCGCtggcagccaacaacaaggaTCGCCATG GCATTGCTCTCGATGGCCATCTGAAGGATGAGGATGTCAATCTGGCATCCTCGACCATGGTGCAAGAGGGAAAGTCCACTGGCGATGCCTGTGGTATTGTCATCTCATACTCGGTGCGCATCAAGTTGAATTGCGGCACTCTGGGAGGTGAGATGCAAACGGATGTGCCTTTCAAGCTATTGCAGCCAGCCCCTG GCACCATTGAGAAGAAGCGCTCGAATGCCATGAAGAAGATGAAGTCCATTGAGCAGCATCGCAATGTCAAGGGATATTACcaggatgacgatgacaatATTGTGTTTGAGGACTTTGCCAAGATGCGCATGAATAATGTGAATATGGCCGACTAA
- the LOC132792827 gene encoding uncharacterized protein LOC132792827, which produces MKLPADNIKSLPIALATLLLQLVLLLPAAKSQHYYPHAHRQLYYDSPPARLRRFEYVPNPFVAGYVAPPAVHYQQQTPNFQLINYRPSYQPLALEYQQQQPPVAPQAAAAPVPVPVPAPAPPLPSLYPQSSVQYQQRAAPQAELAKYRYEGNYLPIQQRVAVAPRRVEDQLYNVPPALFTSDVLHVVPSRAAAVQHQQEAHAQAQAQADRPRRFAADAVAAESRADHATPSHAKEVKYFHDIFMRFDGPHGRSSGHVVEHPHAQERRFETQRGTNRYKGEVIWTDRRGAHGEHRWDMAQGKL; this is translated from the exons ATGAAGCTGCCAGCGGACAACATTAAATCTCTACCAATTGCACTTGCCAcactgctgctgcaacttgtGCTCCTGCTGCCTGCCGCCAAATCGCAACATTACTATCCACATGCGCATCGTCAGCTCTATTACGATTCACCGCCCGCTCGCCTCCGACGCTTTGAATACGTTCCGAATCCATTTGTGGCTGGCTATGTGGCGCCACCTGCCGTCCACTATCAGCAACAGACACCCAACTTTCAGCTGATCAACTATCGTCCGAGCTATCAACCCCTCGCCTTGGAataccagcaacaacagccacctGTGGCTCCacaagcagctgctgctcccgTTCCGGTGCCAGTTCCTGCACCAGCTCCCCCGCTGCCCTCGCTCTATCCGCAGTCCAGTGTGCAGTATCAGCAGCGTGCTGCTCCCCAGGCGGAGCTTGCCAAGTATCGCTACGAGGGCAACTATCTGCCCATACAGCAGCGTGTGGCAGTTGCGCCGCGTCGCGTCGAGGATCAGTTGTACAATGTACCGCCTGCGCTCTTCACTAGCGATGTGTTGCACGTGGTGCCATCGCGTGCAGCAGCAGTGCAACATCAGCAGGAAGCCCATGCTCAAGCTCAAGCGCAAGCGGATCGTCCGAGACGCTTTGCAGCGGATGCGGTGGCTGCTGAATCCCGCGCTGATCACGCTACGCCAAGTCACGCCAAAGAAGTCAAATACTTTCA CGACATTTTCATGAGATTTGATGGACCCCATGGACGTAGCAGTGGCCATGTGGTGGAGCATCCCCATGCACAAGAACGTCGCTTTGAAACACAGCGCGGCACAAATCGCTATAAGGGGGAG GTCATTTGGACGGATCGTCGTGGGGCACATGGCGAACATCGTTGGGACATGGCGCAGGGAAAACTCTAA
- the LOC132793246 gene encoding putative mediator of RNA polymerase II transcription subunit 26, with protein MQLLLVVATVAICGVAQAQQGVDPAYLRQYYQQLQQQQHQQQPSDGTPIYEQNSEQTQQYVSAGQQIRLKDTVSEQIRAQQQQQQQQGYVAPAVRDYLQQPQYQSQPQQSAYRPQPQAAPAPPRRIQPSYQPQSSLLGKGQHKLQSHPQQQAEEEEQYDDQNSSYQFGFDVKDDEFTNYQNRKEVRDGSVIKGSYSVVDSDGFIRTVKYTADPKEGFKAEVIREPTDIVVKIPTPPPPTQLLRAGAHKAPQEYSSGKQQYQHQPQQQQPQYHQYQ; from the exons ATGCAACTTTTGCTCGTGGTGGCCACGGTCGCGATCTGTGGAGTCGCTCAAGCGCAGCAGGGCGTCGATCCCGCCTATTTGCGTCAGTATTaccagcagttgcagcagcaacagcaccagcaacagccTTCCGATGGTACGCCCATCTACGAGCAGAACTCCGAGCAGACGCAGCAGTATGTGAGTGCGGGTCAGCAGATCAGGCTCAAGGATACGGTGTCGGAGCAGATACgcgcccagcagcagcagcaacagcagcaaggaTATGTGGCGCCAGCCGTCAGAGATTATCTGCAACAGCCGCAG TATCAATCGCAGCCACAACAGAGCGCCTATCGTCCCCAGCCTCAGGCTGCTCCCGCGCCTCCACGTCGCATTCAGCCTTCGTATCAGCCACAATCCTCGCTGCTGGGCAAAGGACAACACAAGCTGCAGTCGCATCCACAGCAGCAGgcagaggaggaggagcaatACGATGAT CAAAACTCCTCGTATCAGTTTGGCTTCGATGTGAAAGACGATGAATTCACCAACTATCAGAATCGCAAGGAGGTTCGCGATGGTTCCGTCATCAAGGGCAGCTACTCGGTTGTCGATTCGGATGGTTTCATTCGCACCGTCAAGTATACCGCTGATCCCAAGGAGGGTTTCAAGGCTGAGGTGATTCGTGAACCCACCGACATTGTGGTGAAGATTCCCACACCTCCTCCACCAACGCAGCTGCTGCGCGCCGGCGCTCACAAGGCGCCCCAGGAGTACAGCTCGGGCAAGCAGCAGTATCAGCAtcagcctcagcagcagcagccacagtaCCATCAGTACCAGTAA